From Rhineura floridana isolate rRhiFlo1 chromosome 5, rRhiFlo1.hap2, whole genome shotgun sequence, a single genomic window includes:
- the ANKRD49 gene encoding ankyrin repeat domain-containing protein 49, whose product MNESGKSAEKNMEEETNDYKDFAESFNQLELLETHRHLIPRGTQSLWSGESDEEDQEEKTEDWYQAQEKKLENNPDKLLLWSAEKNRLNTVQRLLSKHLAPVNVQDEDQYTPLHRAAYSGHLEVVRELIAYGADVHALTVDSWTPLHSACKWNNTKIASFLLQHGADINAQTNGLLTPLHLTAGNRESKETLELLLMNRYLKPNLRNNLDETAYDIARRTDRYHYLFEIVENCTNSVSDS is encoded by the exons ATGAACGAAAGTGGCAAATCTGCTGAGAAGAACATGGAGGAGGAGACAAACGATTATAAAGATTTTGCTGAGAGCTTTAACCAGCTTGAACTGTTGGAAACCCACAGGCATCTGATCCCCAGGGGAACACAAAGTCTTTGGTCTGGAGAGTCTGATGAGGAAGATCAGGAAGAAAAAACAGAGGATTGGTACCAAGCTCAAGAGAAGAAGCTGGAAAACAACCCAGATAAGCTTTTGCTTTGGTCAGCTGAAAAAAACAGG CTTAACACAGTGCAGAGGCTCCTGTCTAAGCATCTTGCTCCAGTAAATGTCCAGGATGAAGATCAATATACTCCTCTACACCGTGCTGCCTATAGTGGACACTTGGAAGTTGTACGCGAACTGATTGCCTACGGTGCAGACGTTCACGCTTTAACAGTGGATAGTTGGACCCCACTGCACAGTGCCTGCAAGTGGAACAACACAAAGATAGCATCATTCTTGCTTCAGCATGGTGCAGATATCAATGCTCAGACCAATGGCTTGCTGACCCCACTGCACCTTACAGCAggaaacagggagagcaaggagaCCCTTGAACTCTTGCTCATGAATCgctatttaaagccaaatctcagAAACAACTTGGACGAAACGGCATACGATATTGCTCGAAGGACTGATAGATATCACTACCTGTTTGAAATTGTTGAAAATTGCACAAATTCTGTATCTGATTCTTAG